In Pseudomonas oryzihabitans, the DNA window GGAAACACTGATGCGTAAGGTCTCCGCCGTGGAGCGGATTCGTCGGCTGGGCAAGGCCGGGCTGGACGTCGTGGCGGCCATTGGCCGCTCCGTCATCGTCCTGCTGCTGGCGGTGTTCGGTCGTGGTGGCGTGGGCAGCGGCCTACAGCTGCTGGGCAAGCAACTCTATTCGGTGGGCGTGATGTCACTGCCCATCATCGTGGTCTCGGGTTTCTTCATCGGCATGGTGATTGCCCTGCAGGGCTACAACATCCTGGTCAAGTACGGCTCCGAGCAGGCCGTGGGGCAGATGGTGGCCCTGACTCTGCTGCGCGAGCTGGGGCCAGTGGTGACCGCCCTGCTGTTCGCCGGTCGGGCCGGCTCCGCGCTGACCGCCGAGATCGGCAACATGAAATCTACCGAGCAGTTGTCCAGCCTGGAAATGATCGGCGTGGACCCGCTCAAGTACATCGTCGCGCCGCGCTTCTGGGCCGGCTTCATTTCCATGCCCCTGCTGGCCGCCATGTTCAACGTGGTGGGTATCTGGGGCGCGGCCATGGTCGCCATCGATTGGCTCGGCGTCTACGACGGCTCCTTCTGGGCCACCATGCAGAACAGCGTGATGCTCAGCGACGTGCTCAATGGCGTGATCAAGAGCCTGGTGTTCGCCTTCGTGGTGACCTGGGTCGCCGTTTTCCAGGGGTATGACTGCGAGCCGACCTCCGAAGGCATCGGTCGCGCCACTACCCGTACCGTCGTCTATGCGTCGCTTGCCGTGCTCGGCCTCGACTTCATTCTTACCGCCCTGATGTTTGGAGATCTCTGATGCAAACCCGCACCCAGGAAATCGGTGTCGGACTCTTCCTGCTGGCCGGCGTGCTCGCACTGCTGCTGCTGGCGCTGCGGGTAAGCGGTCTGACGATGAGCGACCATCACGATACCTACAAGGTCTATGCCTACTTCGACAACATCGCCGGTCTCACCGTGAGATCGCGAGTGACCATGTCCGGCGTGACCATTGGCAAGGTCACCGCCATCGATCTCGACCGCAACAGCTATCGCGGCCGGGTCACCATGCAGATCGACAAGCAGGTGGACAACCTGCCGACTGACTCCATCGCCTCCATCCTGACCGCTGGCCTGCTTGGTGAGAAATACATCGGCATCAGCGTCGGGGGCGACGAGCAGGTGCTCAAGGAAGGCTCGACTATTCGAGATACACAATCCTCGCTGGTTCTCGAGGATCTGATCGGTAAATTCCTGCTCAACTCGGTCAATAAAGACTCTTCCGCCAACAAATGATGAGAGGCTTCTTCATGCTCAAGCTAATTCGTCACGGAGTGATCGCGATCCTGGCCCTGCTGCCGCTGGTGTCCCAGGCGGCGCCCTCGGCCCATGACGTGATCCAGCAGACCACCAGTACCCTGCTCAGCGATCTCGAGGCCAATCGCGACAAGTATCGCAGCAACCCGGACGCCTTCTACGAGTCGCTCAACAGCATTCTCGGGCCGGTAGTGGATGCCGAGGGCATCTCGCGCAGCATCATGACCGTGCGCTATAGCCGCAGCGCTTCGCCCGAGCAGATGGCGCGCTTCCAGGAAAACTTCAAGCGCAGCCTGATGCAGTTCTATGGCAATGCGCTGCTGGAGTACAACAACCAGGGTATCCGCGTCCTGCCCGAAGGCCCGTCCGACGGCCCCGACCGCACCAGCGTGGGCATGGAGGTCAAGGGTAACAATGGCGCCGTGTATCCCGTGCAGTACAGCATGGTCAAGCAGGGCGAGGAATGGAAAGTCCGCAACGTCATCATCAACGGCCTGAACCTGGGCAAGCTGTTCCGTGACCAATTCGCCCAGGCGATGCAGGAAAACGGCAACGACCTGGACAAGACCATCAACAACTGGGCGGGCACCGTGGCCAAGGCCAAGGACTCTCCCGAGGCCCAGAAGGCCAAGGTCGGTTCGTGAGTCGCGCAACCATCACCCGCGAGGGCGCCCGGCTGCAACTGTCGGGCGTACTCGATCACGCCAGTGTGCCGGTCCTGCGCGAGCAGGGTCGAACCCTGATCGCTCAGGGCAGTGGTCCACTGGTGCTGGACTGCGCAGGGGTCGAACACTCCAACAGCGCCGGTCTGGCGCTGTTGCTGGCCTGGCTGCGCGATGCCCAGGCGGCGAGTCGCCCGCTGACCATCGCCGGCCTGCCGTCCGAGTTGCG includes these proteins:
- the mlaE gene encoding lipid asymmetry maintenance ABC transporter permease subunit MlaE; protein product: MRKVSAVERIRRLGKAGLDVVAAIGRSVIVLLLAVFGRGGVGSGLQLLGKQLYSVGVMSLPIIVVSGFFIGMVIALQGYNILVKYGSEQAVGQMVALTLLRELGPVVTALLFAGRAGSALTAEIGNMKSTEQLSSLEMIGVDPLKYIVAPRFWAGFISMPLLAAMFNVVGIWGAAMVAIDWLGVYDGSFWATMQNSVMLSDVLNGVIKSLVFAFVVTWVAVFQGYDCEPTSEGIGRATTRTVVYASLAVLGLDFILTALMFGDL
- the mlaD gene encoding outer membrane lipid asymmetry maintenance protein MlaD; this translates as MQTRTQEIGVGLFLLAGVLALLLLALRVSGLTMSDHHDTYKVYAYFDNIAGLTVRSRVTMSGVTIGKVTAIDLDRNSYRGRVTMQIDKQVDNLPTDSIASILTAGLLGEKYIGISVGGDEQVLKEGSTIRDTQSSLVLEDLIGKFLLNSVNKDSSANK
- a CDS encoding MlaC/ttg2D family ABC transporter substrate-binding protein, producing MLKLIRHGVIAILALLPLVSQAAPSAHDVIQQTTSTLLSDLEANRDKYRSNPDAFYESLNSILGPVVDAEGISRSIMTVRYSRSASPEQMARFQENFKRSLMQFYGNALLEYNNQGIRVLPEGPSDGPDRTSVGMEVKGNNGAVYPVQYSMVKQGEEWKVRNVIINGLNLGKLFRDQFAQAMQENGNDLDKTINNWAGTVAKAKDSPEAQKAKVGS
- a CDS encoding STAS domain-containing protein translates to MSRATITREGARLQLSGVLDHASVPVLREQGRTLIAQGSGPLVLDCAGVEHSNSAGLALLLAWLRDAQAASRPLTIAGLPSELRQIADVSNALELLPLAEQAHR